A genomic stretch from Alosa sapidissima isolate fAloSap1 chromosome 3, fAloSap1.pri, whole genome shotgun sequence includes:
- the LOC121704747 gene encoding hairy/enhancer-of-split related with YRPW motif protein 1-like encodes MKRAQDFSSSDSELDDSTELEKESTEENENTFSNETVPSTSQARKRRRGIVEKRRRDRINSSLSELRRLVPSALEKQSSTKLEKAEILQMTVDHLKLLHAAGGKGYFEAQSVAMDYRNLGFRECLAEAARYLSMAEGLDASDPLQVRLMSHLSSYASQREVHSGLGHTAWGPGFRTPLLAHHPHQPLHFPPKQTQQSVSPAGLRSNSSSPSSSPAHLSLSSRLTSPSLPKSGPSQIPPSGSGHNLNACVAAKLPPPFLSSLSPLSAFPFSLGAFPLFAPSVSPAAAGTAVAKRPYRPWGTEIGAF; translated from the exons ATGAAGAGAGCGCAAGATTTCAGTTCTTCTGATAGCGAACTAGATGACAGTACAGAGTTGGAAAAGGAGAGCACTGAGGAGAATGA GAATACCTTTTCAAATGAAACTGTACCGTCAACATCACAGGCGAGGAAGCGGCgcagaggg ATTGTTGAAAAACGACGACGTGATCGTATTAATAGCAGCTTGTCAGAACTGCGTAGGCTCGTGCCGAGCGCTCTTGAGAAACAG AGCTCTACAAAGCTAGAAAAGGCTGAAATATTACAAATGACTGTGGATCACCTCAAGCTCCTCCACGCAGCTGGGGGGAAAG GTTACTTTGAGGCCCAGTCAGTGGCCATGGATTACAGGAACCTTGGTTTCCGTGAATGCCTGGCAGAGGCAGCTCGCTACCTGAGCATGGCTGAAGGTCTTGATGCCTCGGATCCTCTGCAAGTCCGCCTCATGTCTCACCTCAGCAGCTACGCCTCTCAGAGAGAAGTGCACTCTGGACTCGGGCACACAGCTTGGGGCCCAGGTTTCAGGACCCCTTTGCTAGCTCACCATCCCCACCAGCCCCTCCACTTTCCTCCGAAGCAAACCCAGCAGAGTGTGTCTCCAGCAGGGTTACGAAGCAACAGCAGctccccttcctcttcccctgcgcatctctctctctcgtcccgcCTGACCAGCCCGTCACTGCCCAAGTCTGGACCCTCACAGATACCCCCTAGTGGGTCTGGGCACAACCTCAATGCCTGTGTGGCCGCTAAACTTCCGCCACCATTCCTGTcgtccctctcccccctctccgcCTTTCCCTTCAGCCTGGGTGCCTTCCCCCTGTTCGCCCCCTCGGTGAGCCCAGCTGCAGCGGGGACAGCTGTGGCGAAGAGGCCCTACAGGCCGTGGGGAACAGAGATAGGGGCTTTCTAA